The proteins below are encoded in one region of Tolumonas auensis DSM 9187:
- a CDS encoding efflux RND transporter periplasmic adaptor subunit has protein sequence MNIWRWIVLAAVIVVVGYRFSLNEQKQPAASVKKSTQVVVAPVKREDFKAGWQAVGRVVAKSSVELKPRIEGQISKIFFNEGASVSAGQVLIELDDSDYRNKWQQAKAVLQQDQALLKKAQADLSRAKVLLQKKFVSEADMNGYQAAEQSAAAQVKQDEASLAIAARNLDYTKIKAPFSGRTGAHLVSAGATVQAYNTILTTLNQLDPISVSFTLPEKYLPDLQESLRTGALDVTAQINSGTAVEQRHGSVTFLDNNVDSSSGTITLKADFANPSGDWLPGQYVTVQMAARTLKQVLVIPGKALQQGPEGLQLFVVDNGIVQRIMVEELAANDGWSAIQGELQQGDLVVTEGQFRLNDGSPVSIASTTKSGAE, from the coding sequence ATGAACATCTGGCGTTGGATTGTATTAGCCGCTGTGATTGTTGTCGTCGGGTATCGTTTTTCCTTAAATGAACAGAAACAACCTGCTGCATCAGTAAAGAAATCAACGCAGGTCGTGGTGGCGCCGGTAAAAAGAGAAGATTTTAAGGCTGGCTGGCAAGCTGTCGGGCGTGTTGTTGCGAAATCGTCGGTGGAACTGAAGCCCCGGATAGAAGGCCAGATCTCGAAAATTTTCTTTAACGAGGGGGCTTCGGTCAGCGCAGGACAAGTACTGATTGAGCTGGATGACAGTGATTACCGCAATAAATGGCAGCAGGCAAAAGCGGTTCTGCAGCAGGATCAGGCTTTGTTGAAAAAAGCGCAGGCTGATTTGAGCAGAGCGAAAGTATTGCTGCAGAAAAAGTTTGTATCTGAAGCAGATATGAATGGTTATCAGGCTGCCGAACAATCGGCTGCCGCACAGGTAAAACAGGACGAAGCCAGTCTGGCTATTGCGGCCCGTAATCTGGATTACACCAAAATCAAAGCACCTTTCAGTGGACGTACCGGCGCACATCTGGTTTCTGCCGGTGCCACCGTGCAGGCATATAACACCATACTGACTACGCTGAATCAGCTGGATCCAATATCGGTCAGTTTTACCTTACCGGAAAAATATCTTCCTGATTTACAGGAATCATTACGTACCGGTGCACTGGATGTCACCGCGCAGATTAACTCCGGCACAGCGGTCGAACAGCGTCACGGCTCGGTTACTTTCCTGGATAATAACGTTGATAGCAGCAGTGGCACGATCACACTGAAAGCCGACTTTGCCAATCCGTCAGGCGACTGGTTACCCGGGCAATATGTTACGGTGCAGATGGCAGCACGAACCTTAAAGCAAGTGCTGGTTATACCGGGAAAGGCGTTGCAGCAGGGACCGGAAGGATTGCAACTGTTTGTGGTTGATAATGGGATTGTACAGCGGATCATGGTTGAAGAACTGGCCGCAAACGATGGCTGGAGTGCAATTCAGGGTGAATTACAACAGGGTGATCTGGTGGTCACCGAAGGGCAATTCCGGCTGAATGATGGTTCACCGGTCAGTATTGCTTCAACTACCAAATCCGGAGCGGAGTAG
- the pcnB gene encoding polynucleotide adenylyltransferase PcnB: MPRCTIFSHIANLYRKVLGKEETPATPKTTPTEPAAPKRQRAVSEKKTAVSSGSPRRILTRDQHSISRSMISENALKVLYRLHKAGYQGYLVGGGVRDLLLGKIPKDFDVVTDAHPEQIRKLFNNCRLIGRRFRLAHIVFGRDIIEVATFRGHHHQVNTSKNIAEQSEEGMLLRDNVYGTIEEDAERRDFTVNALYYNIKDFSLHDFHGGLNDLAAGKLELIGDPETRYREDPVRMLRAVRFAAKLGLTISDRSAEPISRLAPLLQDIPSARLFEETIKLFLAGHALSTYQLLRKFGLFQQLFPQAAKLLTPDNNSAYERFLEKALANSDKRVATEQPVTPTFFYATLLWGVVAMRQREISNESNLPYLDSMQMAMNEAIEQQIHRVAIPRRFTSDVREIWLLQERLPRYSGKRAEKLFAQPKFRAAFDFLELRAHVEPRLRDIVAWWQDYQQTHDFIRPEHTHARPARTATATTAAVEQPQSEEHAPRKRPHRRRRYPQQSGQRRHD, translated from the coding sequence ATTCCGAGGTGTACTATTTTTTCCCATATCGCCAATTTGTATCGCAAAGTGCTTGGTAAAGAAGAGACACCAGCGACGCCAAAAACAACCCCGACTGAACCCGCTGCGCCAAAGCGTCAGCGCGCTGTCAGCGAGAAAAAAACGGCTGTCAGCTCAGGCTCACCACGACGTATTTTAACCCGGGACCAACACAGCATCTCTCGTAGCATGATCAGTGAAAACGCACTGAAGGTGCTTTATCGTCTGCATAAAGCCGGTTATCAGGGATATCTGGTTGGTGGCGGGGTGCGTGATTTATTGCTGGGAAAAATACCGAAAGATTTTGATGTGGTCACTGACGCACATCCTGAACAGATCCGTAAATTATTTAATAATTGCCGCCTGATTGGACGCCGTTTCCGACTGGCTCATATCGTATTTGGCCGTGATATCATCGAAGTTGCCACCTTCCGCGGACATCACCATCAGGTTAACACCAGCAAAAATATTGCTGAACAATCCGAAGAAGGTATGCTGCTGCGCGATAACGTGTACGGCACCATCGAGGAAGACGCAGAACGCCGCGACTTCACCGTGAACGCGCTGTATTACAACATCAAAGATTTTTCACTGCATGATTTCCATGGCGGACTGAATGATCTGGCTGCAGGTAAGCTGGAACTGATCGGTGATCCGGAAACCCGCTACCGGGAAGATCCGGTACGGATGCTGCGTGCCGTTCGCTTTGCCGCAAAACTGGGCCTGACCATCAGTGACCGCAGTGCTGAACCGATCTCCCGGCTCGCCCCTCTGCTGCAGGATATTCCGTCTGCCCGTCTGTTTGAGGAAACCATCAAACTGTTCCTGGCAGGGCACGCGCTCAGCACTTATCAGCTACTGCGTAAATTCGGTCTGTTCCAGCAATTGTTCCCGCAAGCGGCAAAACTGCTGACACCGGATAATAATTCAGCCTATGAGCGCTTCCTGGAAAAAGCATTAGCGAACTCAGATAAGCGGGTAGCAACCGAACAGCCGGTTACCCCGACATTCTTCTATGCCACCCTGCTGTGGGGTGTAGTGGCAATGCGTCAGCGTGAAATCAGCAACGAAAGCAATCTGCCCTATCTGGATTCCATGCAGATGGCGATGAACGAAGCGATTGAACAGCAGATCCATAGGGTTGCCATTCCACGTCGTTTTACCAGCGATGTACGGGAAATCTGGTTGCTGCAGGAACGTCTGCCGCGCTATTCCGGCAAGCGGGCCGAAAAACTGTTTGCCCAGCCAAAATTCCGTGCCGCTTTCGATTTCCTCGAATTACGGGCGCATGTTGAACCACGTCTGCGCGATATCGTCGCCTGGTGGCAGGATTATCAGCAGACACATGACTTTATCCGTCCGGAACATACGCATGCCCGCCCGGCACGTACGGCCACGGCAACTACTGCTGCTGTTGAACAACCTCAGAGCGAAGAACATGCGCCGCGCAAACGACCACACCGCCGTCGTCGTTATCCGCAGCAATCCGGCCAGCGTCGCCATGACTGA
- the folK gene encoding 2-amino-4-hydroxy-6-hydroxymethyldihydropteridine diphosphokinase: MTEVFVALGANLTEPRVQILRAIKALQQLPASELVSCSPLYSSAPMGPQDQPDYINAVARLNTSLAPHALLDELQRIELEQGRERKDERWGPRTLDLDLLLYGQQIIQDERLTVPHYGMTQRAFVLVPLFDIAPQLALPDGRQLAGLVAACDRSTLFRLPD; the protein is encoded by the coding sequence ATGACTGAGGTTTTTGTTGCTCTCGGGGCTAATCTGACTGAACCCCGGGTGCAGATCTTGCGGGCGATTAAAGCGCTGCAGCAGCTACCGGCAAGTGAACTGGTCTCCTGTTCTCCGCTGTATAGCTCAGCCCCGATGGGACCACAGGATCAGCCGGACTACATTAATGCCGTAGCCCGGTTGAATACATCGCTGGCCCCCCATGCACTGCTGGATGAATTGCAACGCATTGAGCTGGAACAAGGGCGTGAGCGTAAAGATGAGCGCTGGGGTCCGCGGACACTGGATCTGGATTTACTTTTGTATGGACAGCAGATTATTCAGGATGAACGTTTGACCGTCCCTCATTACGGTATGACTCAGCGGGCTTTCGTACTGGTGCCGTTATTTGACATAGCACCACAGCTGGCATTACCGGATGGACGTCAGTTAGCCGGACTGGTTGCTGCCTGTGATCGCAGTACACTGTTCCGCCTACCGGATTAA
- the panB gene encoding 3-methyl-2-oxobutanoate hydroxymethyltransferase produces the protein MSKISLTQVQKMKQSGEKIAMITAYDATFARLFDDEGVHSILVGDSLGMVVQGHNDTLPVTVNDMVYHTANVARGVQNALLIADLPFMSYSDVHSACINAGRLMAAGAKMVKIEGGDWLCDTVKQLNRNGIPVCAHLGLTPQSVHLFGGFRIQGRDAQRAEEIYHHALALQTAGVQMVVLECVPEQLAERITKALRIPVIGIGAGAQTDGQVLVMQDALGVTTGYIPKFSKNFLAETGDVRKAIQLYVEQVANGQFPAAEHTFN, from the coding sequence ATGAGCAAAATCAGCCTGACCCAGGTGCAGAAAATGAAACAAAGCGGAGAAAAGATCGCCATGATCACCGCTTACGATGCCACCTTTGCCCGTCTGTTTGATGATGAAGGTGTTCATTCCATTTTAGTTGGCGACTCGCTGGGCATGGTGGTTCAGGGTCATAACGACACACTACCGGTAACAGTAAACGATATGGTTTATCACACCGCTAACGTAGCCCGTGGCGTACAAAACGCCCTGCTGATTGCCGACCTGCCATTCATGAGTTACAGCGATGTGCACTCCGCATGCATCAACGCAGGCCGTCTGATGGCTGCGGGTGCCAAGATGGTGAAAATTGAAGGTGGCGACTGGCTGTGCGACACCGTAAAACAACTTAACCGCAATGGCATTCCTGTCTGTGCGCATCTGGGCTTAACCCCGCAATCCGTGCATCTGTTCGGTGGTTTCCGCATTCAGGGCCGTGACGCACAGCGGGCAGAAGAAATTTATCACCACGCATTAGCATTGCAAACCGCCGGTGTTCAGATGGTCGTGCTGGAATGTGTGCCAGAACAACTGGCTGAACGGATCACCAAAGCATTACGTATTCCGGTGATCGGTATCGGTGCCGGTGCGCAAACTGATGGCCAGGTATTAGTCATGCAGGATGCATTAGGTGTAACAACCGGTTATATCCCTAAATTCAGTAAAAATTTCCTGGCAGAAACGGGAGATGTACGAAAAGCTATCCAGCTCTATGTCGAGCAGGTAGCCAACGGCCAATTCCCGGCTGCTGAACATACCTTCAATTAA
- the panC gene encoding pantoate--beta-alanine ligase: MLVTEQIDALRAVIREHRQQGKRIAFVPTMGNLHNGHLTLVREAKNHADVVIVSIFVNPMQFDRAEDLVNYPRTLSDDCALLEQEGVTAVFTPTPAIMYPQGLETQTFVEVPEISYLLEGAMRPGHFRGVSTVVTKLFNIVQPDVACFGQKDYQQLALIRKMVRDMTMPIEIIGVPTVRAEDGLALSSRNGYLTAEERLIAPTLAKVMGWIGEQLPARQTAIPALITEAADKLNSAGFRTDAIDIVDAETLLPLSGQSTEAVILMAAWLGNRARLIDNLVVNLRATTR, translated from the coding sequence GTGTTAGTCACCGAACAGATCGACGCCCTGCGCGCCGTTATCCGGGAACATCGTCAACAAGGCAAACGCATCGCGTTTGTCCCGACTATGGGAAATCTGCACAATGGTCACCTGACCCTAGTGCGTGAAGCCAAGAACCATGCTGATGTCGTTATCGTCAGTATTTTTGTTAACCCGATGCAGTTTGATCGGGCAGAAGATCTGGTTAATTACCCGCGCACGCTGAGTGACGACTGTGCATTACTGGAACAGGAAGGTGTAACGGCTGTATTCACGCCGACTCCGGCCATCATGTATCCGCAGGGTCTGGAAACACAGACTTTTGTGGAAGTTCCGGAGATCTCTTATTTGCTGGAAGGTGCCATGCGTCCCGGCCATTTCCGCGGTGTCAGCACGGTCGTTACCAAACTGTTCAATATCGTACAGCCGGATGTGGCTTGTTTTGGTCAGAAAGATTACCAACAACTGGCGCTGATCCGTAAAATGGTACGTGATATGACCATGCCGATTGAAATTATCGGAGTCCCAACAGTACGGGCAGAAGATGGTCTGGCGCTCAGCTCCCGGAATGGTTACCTGACCGCAGAAGAACGCCTTATTGCACCAACACTGGCGAAAGTTATGGGTTGGATCGGCGAACAATTGCCAGCACGGCAAACTGCTATTCCGGCACTGATTACCGAAGCAGCAGACAAACTGAATTCGGCTGGTTTCCGTACCGATGCAATTGATATTGTGGATGCTGAGACGCTGCTGCCATTGAGCGGACAAAGTACCGAAGCTGTTATTCTGATGGCCGCATGGCTGGGCAATCGAGCTCGTTTGATCGATAATTTAGTGGTCAATTTGCGCGCAACCACCAGATAG
- the panD gene encoding aspartate 1-decarboxylase → MQRIMLRGKLHQARVTHAVLNYEGSCGIDQDFLDAAGIVEYEAIDIYNIENGERFSTYAISGERGSRMISLNGAAARKAAVGDRIIICAYGPMTEDEVAQHKPRLVYLDAQNNIVRTSKDIPLQLA, encoded by the coding sequence ATGCAACGAATCATGCTGCGAGGCAAACTGCATCAGGCCCGTGTTACCCATGCGGTACTGAATTATGAAGGCTCCTGTGGAATCGATCAGGACTTTCTGGATGCTGCCGGTATCGTCGAATATGAAGCGATTGATATCTACAACATTGAAAATGGCGAGCGTTTTTCCACTTATGCTATTTCTGGTGAGCGCGGTTCCCGCATGATCTCCCTGAATGGTGCTGCTGCACGTAAAGCTGCTGTGGGCGACCGCATCATCATCTGTGCCTACGGGCCGATGACCGAAGATGAAGTCGCACAGCATAAGCCGCGATTGGTTTATCTGGATGCCCAGAACAACATTGTCCGCACCAGTAAAGACATTCCGCTGCAACTGGCCTGA
- the pth gene encoding aminoacyl-tRNA hydrolase, which yields MTQPIQLIVGLGNPGPEYANTRHNAGAWYVASLAERYNGSLREDPKYFGLTGRIQINGQDVRLLIPTTFMNLSGKSVVALAKFFQIPPESILVAHDELDLPPGVAKFKQGGGHGGHNGLKDIINKLGNNNQFHRLRLGIGHPGTKEQVVGFVLTKAPKAEQQLIDDALDEAVRATDILFTNDMTKAMNRLHSFKATA from the coding sequence ATGACACAACCAATACAGCTGATTGTCGGGCTGGGCAATCCCGGTCCGGAATATGCCAATACCCGCCATAATGCCGGGGCATGGTATGTTGCTTCGCTGGCTGAACGTTACAACGGCAGTCTGCGCGAAGATCCTAAATATTTCGGCCTGACCGGACGCATTCAGATCAACGGGCAAGATGTCCGCTTGCTGATCCCGACTACGTTTATGAATCTGAGCGGAAAATCAGTCGTCGCCTTGGCTAAATTTTTCCAGATCCCGCCAGAGAGTATTCTGGTGGCGCATGATGAACTGGATCTGCCGCCGGGTGTTGCCAAGTTTAAACAAGGCGGTGGCCACGGTGGGCATAATGGCCTGAAAGATATCATCAATAAACTGGGCAATAACAATCAATTTCATCGCCTGCGTTTAGGTATCGGCCACCCCGGAACAAAAGAACAAGTTGTTGGTTTTGTGCTGACCAAAGCACCAAAAGCAGAACAACAACTGATTGACGACGCGCTGGACGAAGCGGTGCGCGCAACTGATATACTATTCACTAATGATATGACCAAAGCCATGAATCGCTTACACAGCTTCAAGGCTACCGCCTGA
- the ychF gene encoding redox-regulated ATPase YchF, producing MGFKCGIVGLPNVGKSTLFNALTKAGIEAANFPFCTIEPNTGVVPMPDPRLDQLAEIIKPQRIVPTTMEFVDIAGLVKGASKGEGLGNQFLTNIRETEAIGHVVRCFENDNIIHVAGKVDPADDIDTINTELALSDLETCERAIQRIQKKAKGGDKDAKAELEVLEKCLPQLEQAGMLRALDLSAEEKAVIRYLSFLTLKPTMYIANVNEDGFENNPYLDQVRAIAAKEGSVVVPVCAAIEADLAEMEEEDRAEFMAELGLEEPGLNRVIRAGYELLNLQTYFTAGVKEVRAWTIPVGATAPQAAGKIHTDFEKGFIRAQTIAFEDFITYKGEQGAKEAGKMRAEGKDYIVKDGDVLNFLFNV from the coding sequence ATGGGTTTTAAATGCGGCATCGTCGGTTTGCCAAACGTAGGCAAGTCCACCCTGTTCAACGCGCTGACTAAGGCTGGTATCGAAGCTGCCAACTTCCCGTTCTGTACCATCGAACCGAATACCGGTGTGGTTCCTATGCCTGATCCACGTCTGGATCAACTGGCTGAGATCATCAAACCACAACGCATTGTGCCAACCACCATGGAATTCGTGGATATCGCAGGTCTGGTAAAAGGCGCGTCCAAAGGCGAAGGTCTGGGTAACCAGTTCCTGACCAACATTCGTGAAACCGAAGCAATTGGTCACGTGGTGCGTTGTTTTGAAAATGACAACATCATCCACGTTGCGGGTAAAGTTGATCCGGCTGACGATATCGACACCATTAATACCGAATTAGCGCTGTCTGATTTGGAAACCTGTGAACGCGCTATTCAGCGTATCCAGAAAAAAGCCAAAGGCGGCGATAAAGACGCCAAAGCTGAACTGGAAGTGCTGGAAAAATGTCTGCCACAGCTGGAACAAGCTGGCATGCTGCGCGCACTGGATCTGAGTGCCGAAGAAAAAGCCGTGATCCGCTATCTGAGCTTCCTGACCCTGAAGCCAACTATGTATATTGCCAACGTCAATGAAGATGGTTTCGAAAACAATCCGTATCTGGATCAGGTGCGTGCTATTGCCGCCAAAGAAGGCTCTGTCGTGGTGCCAGTGTGTGCTGCCATCGAAGCTGACTTAGCTGAAATGGAAGAAGAAGATCGCGCTGAGTTCATGGCGGAATTGGGTCTGGAAGAACCGGGTCTGAACCGTGTGATCCGCGCAGGTTATGAGCTGCTGAATCTGCAGACTTATTTCACTGCCGGCGTGAAAGAAGTGCGCGCCTGGACTATTCCAGTCGGTGCCACCGCACCACAAGCCGCCGGTAAAATTCATACCGACTTTGAAAAAGGCTTTATCCGTGCTCAGACCATCGCGTTTGAAGACTTCATCACCTACAAGGGTGAACAGGGTGCAAAAGAAGCCGGTAAGATGCGTGCCGAAGGTAAAGACTACATCGTTAAAGATGGTGACGTGCTGAACTTCCTGTTCAACGTCTAA
- a CDS encoding formate C-acetyltransferase/glycerol dehydratase family glycyl radical enzyme, giving the protein MTELDLTTLTERTRNHKRRLVEIVSPPVCTERALHYTQAYKANIDKPVVLRRALALAHHLEQRTIWIDNDELIVGNQGAYLRAAPIFPEYTMDWVVKEINELAERPGAGFSVSEKDKAIIHEIAPFWAGQTVRDRCYALFSDDQKALLDSGIIKAEGNMNSGDAHMAVDYELVLQVGIAGVRQKVAERRQRLDLADWEDLHREQFLKSVDISFGALTAHIRRYADLARQMASTEDRTERRDELLKIAENCDLIAEQPPKTFWQALQLCYFIQLFLQIESNGHSVSFGRMDQYLYHWYRRDVEMEQTLTREQAIELLNGCWLKLLEVNKIRSGLHSKSSAGSPMYQNVTIGGQKLHHGEPVDAVNPLSYTILESCGRLRSTQPNLSVRYHAGMSNDFLEACMAVIRCGFGMPAFNNDEIVIPEFIKLGVEKEDAYNYSAIGCIETAVPGKWGYRCTGMSFLNFTRVMLAALEQGKDATTGKIFLPQDKGLSLGNFNSFDEVMAAWDRQVRYYARKTIEIDCVIDTMLEENAHDIICSALIDDCIERGKTAKQGGAKYDWVSGLQVGIANTGNSLAAVRDFVFAGKVSQQELAAKLADDFAGEEGEALRQILHNRAPKYGNDDDSVDELLVDAYQSYIDEISHFHNTRYGRGPIGGGYYAGTSSISANVPFGAGTMATPDGRKAHTPLAEGASPSSGTDSHGPTAVFNSLGKLPTAAILGGVLLNQKLNPNSLEQPRDRQKLMTLLRTFFEVHKGWHVQYNIVSRETLLAAKEHPDQYRDLVVRVAGYSAFFTALSPDTQDDIIARTEHTLA; this is encoded by the coding sequence ATGACTGAACTGGATCTGACCACACTGACTGAGCGTACGCGTAACCATAAACGCCGTCTTGTTGAAATTGTTTCACCACCAGTCTGTACGGAACGTGCGTTGCATTACACGCAGGCATATAAAGCCAATATTGATAAACCGGTTGTATTGCGTCGTGCGCTGGCGCTGGCGCATCACTTAGAACAACGCACTATCTGGATTGATAATGATGAGCTGATCGTTGGTAATCAGGGTGCTTATCTTCGTGCGGCACCAATCTTCCCTGAATACACGATGGATTGGGTGGTTAAAGAGATCAATGAGTTAGCTGAACGTCCCGGCGCTGGTTTCAGTGTTTCTGAGAAAGATAAAGCGATCATTCATGAAATTGCCCCATTCTGGGCTGGTCAAACGGTACGTGATCGTTGCTATGCGCTGTTTTCAGATGATCAAAAGGCGTTGCTGGACTCAGGCATTATCAAGGCAGAAGGCAATATGAATTCCGGCGATGCTCACATGGCCGTGGATTATGAGCTGGTCCTGCAAGTGGGGATTGCAGGTGTACGGCAGAAGGTCGCTGAACGTCGTCAGCGTCTGGATCTTGCCGACTGGGAGGATCTGCACCGTGAGCAATTCCTGAAGTCTGTGGATATTTCTTTCGGAGCACTGACTGCGCATATTCGCCGCTATGCTGATCTGGCCAGACAAATGGCGTCGACAGAAGACCGGACTGAACGCCGTGACGAGTTACTTAAAATTGCGGAAAACTGCGATCTAATTGCGGAACAGCCACCAAAAACTTTCTGGCAGGCGCTGCAACTTTGTTACTTCATTCAGTTGTTTTTACAGATTGAATCTAATGGTCACTCTGTCTCGTTTGGCCGGATGGATCAGTACCTGTACCACTGGTACCGTCGCGACGTTGAAATGGAACAGACTTTAACCCGTGAACAAGCGATCGAGTTACTGAATGGCTGTTGGTTGAAGTTGCTGGAAGTAAACAAGATCCGTTCTGGTTTGCATTCCAAATCCTCTGCGGGCAGTCCGATGTATCAGAACGTCACGATTGGCGGGCAGAAATTACATCATGGCGAGCCGGTTGATGCCGTGAACCCGCTGTCCTACACGATCCTGGAGTCTTGCGGCCGTCTGCGCTCCACTCAGCCGAATTTAAGCGTGCGTTATCATGCCGGAATGAGCAATGACTTCCTGGAAGCCTGCATGGCGGTGATCCGCTGCGGGTTTGGTATGCCTGCGTTCAATAACGATGAAATTGTTATTCCTGAATTCATCAAACTGGGTGTGGAAAAAGAAGACGCTTATAACTATTCCGCGATTGGTTGTATCGAAACAGCAGTTCCGGGCAAATGGGGCTATCGTTGTACCGGTATGAGCTTCCTTAACTTTACCCGTGTCATGCTGGCAGCGCTGGAGCAGGGGAAGGACGCGACTACCGGTAAAATCTTCCTGCCACAGGATAAAGGGTTATCTCTGGGCAACTTCAATAGTTTCGATGAAGTGATGGCCGCCTGGGATCGTCAGGTGCGCTACTACGCCCGTAAGACGATAGAGATCGATTGCGTCATTGATACCATGCTGGAAGAAAACGCGCATGACATTATCTGTTCTGCTCTGATTGATGACTGTATTGAACGCGGTAAAACGGCAAAACAAGGTGGTGCGAAATACGACTGGGTTTCTGGTTTACAGGTTGGGATTGCAAATACCGGTAACAGTCTGGCAGCTGTCCGTGATTTTGTCTTTGCTGGCAAAGTGTCACAACAGGAACTGGCGGCTAAACTGGCGGATGACTTCGCGGGTGAAGAGGGGGAAGCTTTACGGCAGATCCTGCACAATCGCGCACCTAAATACGGTAATGATGATGATTCAGTTGATGAACTGCTGGTTGATGCATACCAGAGTTACATTGATGAAATCAGTCACTTCCATAACACCCGCTATGGCCGGGGCCCGATCGGTGGTGGTTATTATGCCGGTACCTCATCAATTTCAGCTAACGTACCGTTTGGCGCGGGCACAATGGCCACACCTGATGGCCGTAAAGCGCATACGCCACTGGCTGAAGGTGCCAGCCCGTCGTCTGGTACGGATAGTCATGGTCCGACCGCCGTATTTAACTCACTGGGTAAATTGCCGACTGCCGCCATTCTGGGCGGGGTGTTACTGAATCAGAAACTGAACCCGAACAGTCTGGAACAACCTCGTGATCGTCAGAAACTGATGACATTGTTGCGTACCTTCTTTGAGGTACATAAAGGCTGGCATGTGCAGTACAACATTGTTTCCCGCGAAACCCTGCTGGCTGCCAAGGAACATCCGGATCAGTATCGTGATCTGGTGGTGCGGGTGGCAGGTTACTCTGCATTTTTCACCGCACTTTCGCCCGATACTCAGGATGACATCATCGCCAGAACGGAACATACGCTGGCCTGA
- a CDS encoding glycyl-radical enzyme activating protein, with translation MICNLQRYATHDGPGIRTVVFLKGCSLSCRWCQNPESRSRSLDLLYDERLCISGCQRCTKNNDCFQRKDSTGAVLIVREQLTESLMRQAADACPSGAISLCGESLQAEQIMQQVLRDKAFYQRSGGGMTISGGEPFMHRKMVQHLLQIARDEGVHSAVESCLHVPWNYIEPVVDLLDLWLIDLKHVDAEKFLQWTDGQLSLIQQNIRRLGEHGANVVFRVPIIPDFNDDEPTLAAIIQQASEHYRQFGGSGEIHFLPYHTYGMHKYHLLGLDYNCARQPLERPELLAFAEQQAKDCGLTAILRG, from the coding sequence ATGATCTGTAACCTGCAACGTTATGCCACACATGATGGCCCCGGAATCAGAACGGTTGTGTTCCTGAAAGGATGCTCACTCAGCTGCCGCTGGTGTCAGAATCCGGAAAGCCGATCCCGAAGCCTTGATTTGCTGTATGACGAACGCCTCTGCATATCAGGATGTCAGCGTTGTACAAAAAATAACGATTGCTTCCAGAGAAAGGATAGCACTGGTGCTGTACTGATTGTCCGAGAGCAGCTCACAGAATCACTAATGCGCCAGGCTGCGGATGCTTGCCCAAGCGGCGCTATTTCGCTGTGTGGTGAAAGTCTGCAGGCAGAACAGATCATGCAGCAGGTTCTGCGCGATAAAGCATTCTATCAACGTAGTGGCGGGGGAATGACAATCTCCGGCGGTGAACCGTTTATGCACCGGAAAATGGTGCAGCACCTGCTACAAATTGCCCGAGATGAAGGTGTTCATTCGGCAGTAGAAAGTTGTCTGCATGTACCGTGGAATTACATTGAACCGGTTGTTGATCTGCTCGATTTATGGCTGATTGATCTTAAGCATGTCGATGCGGAAAAATTCCTGCAGTGGACTGATGGACAACTATCTTTAATTCAGCAGAACATCCGCAGATTGGGAGAGCATGGCGCCAATGTGGTGTTTCGTGTCCCGATCATTCCTGATTTTAATGATGATGAACCAACGCTGGCTGCCATCATTCAGCAAGCATCTGAGCATTACCGCCAGTTTGGCGGCAGTGGCGAAATTCATTTCCTGCCATATCACACCTATGGCATGCACAAATATCACTTACTTGGGCTCGACTACAACTGTGCCCGGCAACCACTTGAGCGCCCCGAGTTACTGGCTTTTGCGGAACAGCAAGCCAAAGACTGTGGCCTGACTGCGATTCTTAGGGGGTAA